The Methylomicrobium lacus LW14 genome window below encodes:
- the tolB gene encoding Tol-Pal system beta propeller repeat protein TolB, translated as MKKIKKIIIIGLLGLFAPLLRAEMDIEITEGIESALPIAIVPFAQQGGAVSISNVVSHDLGGSGYFRPMNEQSMPSHPTSPEAIQFGEWKSVGQNYIVVGQAVPAGGQYNVQFQLFDVNNGSQLLGYRMASSAQDLRRTAHHISDLIFEKLIGKKGVFSGRIAYITSSGQGRSASHRLQVADADGFNPQTIATSSEPLMSPSWSPDGRKVAYVSFERKTAAIYVQTLATGQRAKVAEFPGINGAPSWSPDGNKLALTLSKDGSPDIYVLNLGSNSLIRVTNSSAIDTEPTWSPDGGTIVFTSDRGGKPQLYRVSSQGGAEKRITFSGGYNARASFSPDGKNIAMVHGNGNDYRIAVMDVASGAINVLTSGPTDESPSFAPNGDMILYASQRGSGGFLAAVSLDGKMQQKLVFDSNAVREPSWAP; from the coding sequence GTGAAGAAAATAAAGAAAATCATCATCATCGGTCTGTTGGGCCTGTTTGCGCCGTTGCTGCGCGCGGAAATGGATATCGAGATCACCGAAGGGATCGAGAGCGCGTTGCCGATCGCGATCGTGCCGTTCGCCCAGCAAGGCGGCGCGGTCAGCATCAGCAACGTCGTAAGCCATGATTTGGGCGGCAGCGGCTATTTCAGACCGATGAACGAACAATCCATGCCGAGCCATCCAACCTCTCCCGAGGCAATCCAGTTCGGCGAATGGAAATCAGTCGGCCAGAACTACATCGTGGTAGGCCAGGCGGTTCCGGCCGGCGGTCAGTACAATGTGCAATTTCAGCTGTTCGACGTGAATAACGGCAGCCAGTTGCTCGGCTACCGGATGGCTTCGAGCGCGCAGGATCTGCGCCGCACCGCGCATCACATCAGCGATCTGATCTTTGAAAAGCTGATCGGCAAAAAAGGCGTGTTCAGCGGCCGCATCGCCTACATCACCAGCAGCGGCCAGGGCCGCTCGGCGTCGCACCGCTTGCAGGTCGCCGATGCGGACGGTTTCAATCCGCAAACGATCGCGACCTCGTCGGAACCCTTGATGTCGCCTTCCTGGTCACCCGACGGCCGCAAAGTGGCCTATGTGTCATTCGAAAGAAAAACCGCCGCGATCTATGTGCAAACGCTGGCGACCGGACAGCGGGCAAAGGTCGCCGAATTCCCCGGCATCAACGGCGCGCCGTCCTGGTCTCCCGACGGCAACAAGCTCGCGCTGACCCTGTCGAAGGACGGTAGCCCCGATATTTATGTGCTGAATCTGGGCAGTAATTCCTTGATCAGAGTCACCAACAGTTCCGCGATCGATACCGAACCGACCTGGTCACCCGACGGCGGCACCATCGTGTTCACCTCGGACCGGGGCGGCAAACCGCAGCTGTACCGGGTGTCGAGCCAGGGCGGCGCGGAAAAACGGATTACTTTCTCCGGCGGCTACAATGCGCGTGCCAGCTTTTCGCCGGACGGCAAGAATATCGCGATGGTGCACGGCAACGGCAATGACTACCGGATCGCGGTGATGGATGTCGCGAGCGGAGCGATCAACGTGCTGACCAGCGGCCCGACCGACGAATCCCCCAGTTTCGCGCCGAACGGCGACATGATCTTGTATGCCTCGCAACGCGGCAGCGGCGGCTTCTTGGCGGCCGTCTCGCTCGACGGCAAGATGCAGCAAAAGCTGGTCTTCGACAGCAACGCGGTGCGCGAGCCGTCCTGGGCGCCCTAA